Genomic window (Streptomyces yatensis):
CGAAAATCACTGGCCGGATCGCATCGGCCACCGCCACCCTGGTGGACCATGGAACAACCGATCGGCCCGCCCCGCCACCAGATCCGTGCCCGGCACACCGCCTCCACGGTCACCGTGTACCAGGCATACGGTCCCCATATCGGCCTGCCCGCGGCTCGCGACGGCGGGTTCCCGGCCGCCTGGAAGCGGGACCGGATGACATGGGTCAAACCGTCGTTCCTCTGGATGATGTACCGCTGCGGCTGGGGCGAGAAGGAAGGGCAGGAGACCGTCCTGGCCGTCGACATCACCCGTGAGGGTTTCGAGTGGGCGCTGCGCAACGCCTGCCTGTCCCACTACGTACGCGGCTTCCACTCCGACGAGGCGTCCTGGAGAGGGCAGTTGCGCCAGGCTCCCTCGCGTGTGCAGTGGGACCCCGAGCGGGATCTGCTGCTGCGGCCGCTCCCCCACCGCTCGCTGCAGTTGGGTCTCGCGGGTGAGGCGGCCCGGCGATACGCGGACGAGTGGACGGTCGCCGTCCGCGACGTCACCCCACTCGCCCGCGAGATCCACACGCTCGTCCGCGAGGGCGACCTGGAGGCGGCCGCCCCGTTGCTGCCCCAGGAGCCGCCGTATCCGACCGCCGACGGATTGCTGACGCATCTGCGCGCCTAGGACCACCGAGGGCTATCGCTTCGCGGAAGCCTTCGCCGAGGCCTTCGGCGAAGATGACGGCGGCGCGGGGGCCGTGCCGTCGCCCGGGTTCGGGCCGTAGGCGTCCAGGAAGCGGTCGCGGAAGGAGCTCATCTTCCACACCGGGGCCTTCGCGCCCGGCATCAGGCCGTCCTCCCAGCCCCAGTGGGAGATCCGGTCCAGCACCGCCTTGTCGTGTGCGACGATCGCGACCGGTACGTCCCGGCTGGCGTTGTTGCCGCTGACCCGCGAGAGGGGCTGGTGGTCGCCGAGGAAGACGAGCACGGTGTTCTTGTTGCCGTACTTCAGCACATAGTCGATGAGGCTGTTCACCGAGTACTGGATGGACTTTCCGTACTCGGCCTTCACCTTGCTGGAGTCGGTGAACACGTCCGCGGGATTCTTGCCGGCCTTCTGGATGGCCTTGTAGACCGAGCCGTCGCCGACCTGGCTCCAGGGGATCGTCTTGGGGATGGGCGCCCAGGGCTGGTGGCTGGAGGTCAGGATGATCTCCGACATCAGCGGCTTGTCGCGCTTCTTGCCGTGTTCCAGGTGCTCGAACGCCTTGAGGGTGTACTGGTCGGGCATGGTCGACCAGCTGAACTTCGGGCCCTTGTAGCCGAGGTCCCGGGAGTCGTAGACGTGGTCGAGGCCGTAGAACTTGCCCTCCGGCCAGCCCTTGGTGACTCCCGGCATGATGCCGACCGTTCGCCAGGCGCCGGTGCGCTGGAAGGCGCGGGTGATGGACATGTGGTCGCCCGCGGTGACAGTGCGGTAGCGGTTCTGGTTGTCGATCCACAGGCCGGTGAGGAAGGTCGAGTGCCCCAGCCAGCTGCTGCCGCCGTAGGTGGCCGAGGTGAGCCAGCCGCTCTTGGAGGCGAACCCGGCCTTGTTCAACCGCTTGGTGGCGCTCTTGAGGGTCTTGTCGACACCGGGTGCGATGGCCGGGTCCTCGATGGCCGAGCGGCCGTAGCTCTCGATGAAGGTGAACATCATGTCCTTGCCGCGCAACCCGGTCAGCAGCTGGTCGCCGGGGGTGTC
Coding sequences:
- a CDS encoding DUF4291 domain-containing protein; the encoded protein is MEQPIGPPRHQIRARHTASTVTVYQAYGPHIGLPAARDGGFPAAWKRDRMTWVKPSFLWMMYRCGWGEKEGQETVLAVDITREGFEWALRNACLSHYVRGFHSDEASWRGQLRQAPSRVQWDPERDLLLRPLPHRSLQLGLAGEAARRYADEWTVAVRDVTPLAREIHTLVREGDLEAAAPLLPQEPPYPTADGLLTHLRA
- a CDS encoding sulfatase, with protein sequence MSRQSSSHQRSETDKGTTEQAPTEGPTPESPPEVEVAAEVAPEATPDLPAQRQDDTGERDGVPDQEVSSVRDTAAAPKGWRATYPAVARAVAWAATGLSLALVFIALLLPTQLSLVEPSAFMRIPVEGVFGATLLLMLPSMARRVVAVLAGVVLGALTILNLLDIGFNEFLGRGFNVVLDWILLDDAQSYVKDALGETAATAALIGVVILAVAVLVLMGLAVLRISNVMARNSAVATRTTLVLGTVWVMCAALGVQVAGAPFASRSTTALVQDRAERVRKTLKDEREFAKVAAVDTYGDTPGDQLLTGLRGKDMMFTFIESYGRSAIEDPAIAPGVDKTLKSATKRLNKAGFASKSGWLTSATYGGSSWLGHSTFLTGLWIDNQNRYRTVTAGDHMSITRAFQRTGAWRTVGIMPGVTKGWPEGKFYGLDHVYDSRDLGYKGPKFSWSTMPDQYTLKAFEHLEHGKKRDKPLMSEIILTSSHQPWAPIPKTIPWSQVGDGSVYKAIQKAGKNPADVFTDSSKVKAEYGKSIQYSVNSLIDYVLKYGNKNTVLVFLGDHQPLSRVSGNNASRDVPVAIVAHDKAVLDRISHWGWEDGLMPGAKAPVWKMSSFRDRFLDAYGPNPGDGTAPAPPSSSPKASAKASAKR